TGGTTATTATTGTCGTAAACCAGAGCCGCATCGTTAAAGAATCGAAATGTATCGCCCGCCGCTAAAGTCGTATCGCCGAACAGTGCGAAATGATTCGCTTGCCATCCTCGAAAACGGGTAACATTCAATGCATTAGCAAAGTTCCAAGCGTTCCCGCCATCATTGGAACGAGCAATTTTCAAATCGTTGTTGATTTGCAATGCGAGATAGCCTGCCCATCCTGCCGGGTTCTCATATCCGTTCGGTACATTTGTCTCCGGCCAAGCGACAGCGATGTTATCGGTAGTCCGCGATGTCTGGGTAGCATAGCTGATGCCATAGGTATTGAACCCAGGTACGAATGCACTTGCGGTTTCCAATTCCGTATTCGTTCGGGAATAGTAAATCCGCGAATACGGATAAATGCCTCCCACATCACGTTCACGGGCAAACACATGTGCCATGTTATGCCGGTTGATCGACATAGTTGGCCAGAGAATTGAATCAATTGGTGGATTCACACAAGCCGGTGTCGCGACATCGATAAGAGCATTGGCATAGGCTTCTAAATCGATACCCGTTACACAAGTATACCCAAAACTGGTTCCGGGGCGATGGGCAGTGACTACTGCACGACCATCGCGTCGTACATCGCTGCAATTAAAGCCTGCTCCTACGCCAGTGAAGACCGGGGTTCCGGTTGAGCTTGACCAAGCACCACTAGGATTGCGATAATTGTAGGATACAACCCGGTCTCCGCCACCTGTTAGACGGGCATTCATCCATGATACGTGCAAGTATCCGGCTGAATCACGGGCGATATACTTGTTGGCGGAACCATAGCTAAAGAAATCGCTATAAGTAGTTCCGATTTGCCATACCTGATCGGTCTCGTCGGTCGCAGGAGTAACTACAGGTGCCGACGTTTCAGCCGAAGAAGCTGGTTCAAGCTTGACCGGCGTAGCCGGTGTTGCTGGAGAAAGTTTCAATGATTGTGGAGCGCCAATTGCTACCATTGCAAGAAACGCCATAACAACCAGAACGAATAACATGCGGTTCATTGTTGCCTCCTTTTGAGTCTAAGCAAACCGTGCAAGAGATTGATGAGTATAAGGTAGGGTAACAAACAGACCGAATCAATGATTCTTACCATCATACCCAAAAAAAAGTACGTGAGCTTAAGATCAGATGAAACTAAGAGGTTGTGAGTTTTGAGAATTCCACGTAACTTGCATCACAACCAAGAAATCGAATTGACGCGGCACGAGACTGTGCAACACTTTGGAGTAGAAATGATCTGGTTAACCGAGTATTTGACTTTTCATACTGCAAAGCATCGCGAGTATATCT
Above is a genomic segment from bacterium containing:
- a CDS encoding T9SS type A sorting domain-containing protein, with amino-acid sequence MNRMLFVLVVMAFLAMVAIGAPQSLKLSPATPATPVKLEPASSAETSAPVVTPATDETDQVWQIGTTYSDFFSYGSANKYIARDSAGYLHVSWMNARLTGGGDRVVSYNYRNPSGAWSSSTGTPVFTGVGAGFNCSDVRRDGRAVVTAHRPGTSFGYTCVTGIDLEAYANALIDVATPACVNPPIDSILWPTMSINRHNMAHVFARERDVGGIYPYSRIYYSRTNTELETASAFVPGFNTYGISYATQTSRTTDNIAVAWPETNVPNGYENPAGWAGYLALQINNDLKIARSNDGGNAWNFANALNVTRFRGWQANHFALFGDTTLAAGDTFRFFNDAALVYDNNNQLHVVFVTRGLWEDGTADTTAGPPVYGLTGSASFMWHWSEANPDTCTIVADGWWNAPQTQAWRSTIDRPSIGVATNGDLYVVFTRYDYGDMSMNGWPCGDVYATVSANNGMSWYHPTNLTNTAGDSLPAGQAHNEIWPSVQEVITDSLFVSYIDDMSGGSAWFEEALSADWTLNPVRVMSVSPNQIRRDSLLLYPDYPPLHVQHLYNVSTPENPTTTLPGEYKLSAYPNPFNPEVRIQFAMPTNGNAIVKVFDVAGREIATLADGKYVAGSHHVMWKPANQSAGIYFVRMESNGVSS